In Daphnia magna isolate NIES linkage group LG6, ASM2063170v1.1, whole genome shotgun sequence, the following are encoded in one genomic region:
- the LOC116924320 gene encoding sodium channel protein 60E isoform X5 → MHQPNDMASFIKTFVVVSNRFRKNYIHRFSASRSCFLFSPWNPLRRIAIYLSTHPYFDYVVMTTILLNCIFLAMTEPVEQAEYVFLGIYSCEMVIKAVAKGLVLDRLTYLRSPWNWLDFVVILSGYATLAVEIGNLAGLRTFRVLRALKTVSIIPGLRTIINALLKAMRQLMEVMMLIVFCLSVLALFALQVFMGELRNKCIRHWDPNATQLNWHTWIREEENWLREETGSFRLCGNLTGTWHCPSDHVCLPGLGNNPNFGYTNFDTFPWSMLTTFQLITLDYWENIYNMVLAVCGPYTIVFFMIVVFFGAFYLINLMLAVVAMSYDDEAGSNNQEKIKTLTDYREESTFSFDPGKLPLVLLEKGHHADQARQKKARMDARMLANRNHLSGISGMMDEDDQSPPRQHPHVADLVWALAKSEAAKLEAAKREVSCHKLDAASGDGPPLVISVHQTATTPPPPPLMEVAKVKTTPNERRRRPAVVTTVAKEEEEEEPMSFNLDMTQFNCPPPQQQQQQQQQNCVYDAANVNPIKHCDIDPLADGCVLFQSTHFASSFNTDVGYSSETSRAPSYPSSVVFKRRTYTTNKSISQNYSSLTESIGSQPACDLATLEGGLMERSGRSPATTDKAASLPSNGSDPRRLSYKRACDPDKRFSLGFDSMTRLSACDSAHDLSVNSAGVLIGGSQQQVLTAAKVDDSKRKGKEERRLQKSRQPSNDPSCSSSTSSGRHHHHQHGTEATETDDRWLKRRQSYQKSSKGNHNHRMNHLGHQEAPPIGEQNGARPDEPAIFSLECYLTWLRTLRSILQRVIQSPWIDFVITISIVLNTAFLAAEHHGMSPDVKHVLDVGNKVFTSVFTTECILKMGALGTDFFRNGWNVFDFVIVLASLVDLGLEIVNGLSVLRGMRLMRVLRLAQSWTTMRVLLSIILSSLGALANLTFVLAIVVYIFAVIGMQLFGRDYTPENFYPDPVPRWNFKDFFHSFMMIFRILCGEWAEPLWDCMRAERKYVHGSEICFSIFLPALVMGNFLVLNLFLALLLNSFSCEELKSRKEEINEDSKLVEGLRKIRTIAKATRTLVNLNSFERSESVASKRIQLASRSPSCVALAHNRLATPNANINVSPSRARSAAAGAVSLACSFDDSVSVQLRSVYGSAEHQQQRAVWPSETKLEASGSQQPPFVVQETQKDADEVEFQEPIVHEPHHHHHHHHHRSGADNIADWSILIPTVLEVVPPIEAAKLAREDTHSIVLSGQEEMPEEPPDCIPSSFHDKCCCCWRNPGCSWLATPLCRRWVAGRTALLRVVKHPAFEWSILILIFGSSITLCFEDIYLEQNPYLMNILRWTNMAFAILFALEMIIKWFALGLKYYFSSVWTALDFVIVTVSVISVAVEDSANLSALRSLRTLRALRPLRAISRWQGMKIVVNALMFAIPAIFNVLLVCLVFWLVFSILGVQLFGGKFYKCIDDETGERYSPQLIDTKVDCLSRNLTWTNSPIHFDHVGHAYLALFQVATFEGWMEIMADAVDVRGVDLQPSYEANLWAYLYFVVFIVCGAFFTLNLFIGVIIDNFNMLKKRYEGGVLEMFLTESQKHYYTAMKKLGRKKPRKMIRRPMNPYLALFYDIAMSRRFEIAIFIMIFLNMVVMGVEHYGQPPVFTFILELCNALFTTMFALEAVVKMIGLRHHYFTLPWNLFDLCLVSCSVVGLIMEDVLNEFPISPTLLRVVRVFRLGRVLRLVKAAKGIRKLLFALIVSLPALFNIGALLALITFIYAIIGMALFGHVTHSGAINEMVNFETFGRSMLLLFRLMTGAGWNDILNPLLIQPPYCDITYHNLPYGNCGSPILATLYLVSFIVLSSMIVINMYIAVLLENFNQAHHEEELGLGEEDLERFYAKWSRFDPYATQFIAFGELSDFVASLDPPLGISRPNMAALVNLDILIASGDRLHCLDILHALTRRVLGDVEDTEHFRKLQEQMDEKFKKQFPNRRELEIVSSTAKWKQRDTAARVIQRAYQLFLRRKLLARKRMEEMRGHVQTQTSFSIDSTDSSFAYEPDRLSLRSVLNRMSSLFHTYLGGGGLSRQSSSRYGDSPSPIGSVASGGGQASRQNSTRRRLGSGAHPPKSRPHSTLLDVLVPGSRRSSIWSLGTMVVSAQVHNECSNGQNHQPQSNGQTTSCGNRRASLAMAASPPDNHADGGMTLRHGEVFPPQSSSSSSTTGDNGGPFLSPPQQRSDVIVKLTAASLDSDLNM, encoded by the exons ATGCATCAGCCAAACGACATGGCGTCGTTCATCAAG ACGTTCGTGGTGGTGTCTAATCGATTCCGCAAGAATTACATCCACCGCTTTTCAGCTTCGCGTTcgtgtttcttgttttcgcCGTGGAATCCGCTGCGACGCATCGCCATCTACTTGTCGACGCATCCGTATTTTGACTACGTCGTCATGACGACCATCCTGCTCAACTGCATCTTCCTCGCCATGACGGAACCCGTCGAACAGGCCGA GTACGTGTTCCTCGGCATTTACTCGTGCGAAATGGTGATCAAAGCCGTAGCCAAAGGCCTCGTTCTGGACCGTCTGACGTATTTGCGCAGCCCTTGGAATTGGCTGGACTTTGTCGTCATTCTGTCCGGCTACGCCACATTGGCCGTCGAGATCGGCAATCTCGCCGGATTGCGAACCTTCCGCGTACTCCGCGCACTCAAAACCGTTTCCATCATCCCAG GTTTACGCACCATCATCAACGCTTTGCTCAAAGCCATGCGCCAGTTAATGGAAGTCATGATGCTGATCGTCTTTTGCCTCAGCGTCCTGGCCCTCTTCGCCCTGCAAGTGTTTATGGGCGAGTTACGAAACAAATGCATCCGCCACTGGGACCCCAATGCCACCCAACTCAACTGGCACAC ATGGATCCGGGAGGAAGAAAACTGGCTCAGGGAAGAAACGGGCAGTTTTCGTTTGTGCGGTAACCTGACGGGCACTTG GCACTGCCCGAGCGACCACGTCTGTTTGCCCGGCTTGGGCAATAATCCCAACTTTGGTTACACCAATTTCGACACGTTTCCGTGGTCGATGCTGACCACTTTTCAACTGATCACGCTCGACTATTGGGAGAACATTTACAACATGGTGTTGGCCGTTTGCGGGCCGTACACGATCGTCTTCTTCATGATTGTCGTCTTTTTTGGCGCCTTTTACCTCATCAACCTGATGCTGGCCGTCGTCGCCATGAGCTACGACGATGAAGCGGGATCCAACAATCAG GAGAAAATCAAGACGCTGACCGACTACCGAGAAGAGTCGACGTTCAGCTTCGATCCGGGCAAGTTGCCGCTCGTCTTGCTCGAAAAGGGACACCACGCGGACCAGGCGCGACAAAAGAAAGCCAGGATGGATGCCAGGATGCTGGCCAATCGGAATCATCTGTCGGGCATCTCCGGCATGATGGATGAAGACGACCAATCGCCTCCCCGACAACATCCTCACGTGGCCGACTTGGTCTGGGCCTTGGCCAAAAGCGAAGCTGCCAAATTGGAAGCCGCCAAACGGGAAGTGTCTTGCCATAAATTGGACGCAGCATCAGGTGATGGCCCTCCGCTCGTCATCTCGGTCCATCAGACCGCAACgacgccgccgccgccgccgctcATGGAGGTGGCCAAGGTCAAAACGACACCCAACgagcggcggcggcggccTGCAGTCGTGACGACGGTagccaaagaagaagaagaagaagaaccgaTGAGTTTCAACCTGGACATGACCCAATTCAACTGTCCCCCtcctcaacaacaacaacaacaacaacaacaaaattgcgTTTACGACGCGGCCAATGTGAACCCGATCAAACATTGCGACATTGACCCTTTAGCGGATGGCTGCGTCCTGTTCCAGTCGACCCATTTCGCCAGCTCGTTCAACACGGACGTCGGCTACTCGTCAGAGACGTCACGGGCGCCCAGCTACCCGAGCTCGGTCGTCTTTAAGCGGCGCACCTACACGACCAACAAGAGCATTTCGCAAAACTATTCGAGCTTGACGGAGAGCATCGGCAGTCAGCCGGCCTGCGACCTGGCCACGCTCGAAGGCGGCCTCATGGAGCGCAGTGGCCGATCGCCGGCGACGACAGATAAAGCGGCGTCGTTGCCTAGCAACGGCTCCGATCCTCGTCGCCTTTCCTACAAACGGGCGTGTGATCCCGACAAGAGATTCTCGTTGGGTTTCGACTCGATGACGAGGCTGTCGGCGTGCGATTCGGCCCACGATTTGAGCGTCAACAGCGCCGGTGTTTTGATCGGAGGCAGCCAGCAGCAGGTGCTGACGGCTGCCAAAGTGGACGATTCGAAACGCAAGGGCAAAGAGGAGAGACGCTTGCAAAAGTCGAGACAGCCGAGCAACGATCCGTCGTGTTCGTCTTCGACGTCGTCAGgccgccaccaccaccaccagcaCGGGACGGAGGCAACGGAGACGGACGATCGATGGCTGAAGCGCAGACAAAGTTATCAGAAATCATCGAAAGGCAATCACAATCACCGGATGAATCATCTTGGCCATCAGGAGGCGCCGCCAATCGGTGAGCAGAACGGCGCACGTCCAGACGAGCCGGCCATCTTCAGTTTGGAATGTTACCTGACCTGGTTGCGAACCTTGCGCTCCATTCTGCAGCGCGTCATTCAGAGCCCCTGGATCGACTTTGTCATCACGATCAGTATCGTTTTGAACACGGCCTTCCTGGCGGCCGAGCATCACGGCATGAGTCCCGACGTCAAACACGTCCTCGACGTGGGCAACAAG GTTTTCACTTCGGTTTTCACGACCGAGTGTATACTCAAGATGGGCGCCCTGGGCACGGATTTCTTCCGCAACGGCTGGAATGTCTTTGACTTTGTGATCGTCCTTGCCTCGCTCGTTGATCTTGGCCTGGAAATTGTTAACGGCCTTTCTGTCCTGCGTGGCATGCGATTG ATGCGAGTGCTGCGTTTGGCTCAATCGTGGACCACAATGAGAGTCTTGCTCTCCATCATCCTGTCGTCACTGGGAGCCCTGGCCAATTTGACTTTTGTATTGGCCATCGTCGTCTACATTTTTGCCGTCATTGGGATGCAACTCTTCGGACGCGACTACACGCCAGAGAATTTCTACCCCGATCCCGTTCCGCGTTGGAATTTCAAGGATTTCTTCCATTCGTTCATGATGATCTTCCGCATCCTTTGCGGGGAATGGGCCGAACCGCTCTGGGATTGCATGCGAGCCGAGAGAAAATATGTACAT GGCTCTGAGATTTGCTTCTCCATCTTCCTGCCGGCCCTAGTCATGGGCAATTTTCTGGTGCTTAATCTCTTCTTGGCCTTGTTACTCAACAGCTTCAGCTGCGAGGAGCTCAAGTCACGCAAAGAG GAAATCAACGAAGATTCCAAACTGGTCGAAGGACTGAGAAAGATCCGCACGATCGCCAAAGCCACTCGGACGCTGGTCAATTTGAACTCGTTCGAACGCAGCGAGAGCGTGGCCAGCAAACGCATCCAGCTGGCCAGTCGGTCACCCAGCTGCGTCGCCCTGGCCCACAATAGGCTGGCCACCCCCAATGCCAACATCAACGTTTCGCCGTCGAGAGCTCGAAGCGCGGCCGCAGGAGCCGTCAGTCTGGCTTGCAGTTTCGACGACAGCGTCAGTGTCCAGCTGCGATCCGTCTACGGCTCTGCCGAGCATCAACAGCAACGCGCCGTTTGGCCGTCTGAAACGAAATTGGAGGCCAGCGGATCGCAGCAGCCGCCGTTCGTTGTGCAGGAAACGCAGAAAGACGCCGACGAGGTCGAGTTTCAGGAGCCGATCGTTCACGAACcgcaccaccaccaccaccaccaccaccaccgtaGCGGTGCGGATAACATCGCCGATTGGAGCATTTTGATTCCGACCGTCTTGGAGGTGGTGCCACCTATCGAAGCGGCCAAATTGGCGCGAGAAGACACGCATTCGATCGTGTTGTCCGGTCAGGAGGAGATGCCGGAAGAGCCTCCCGACTGCATCCCGTCGTCGTTTCACGACaagtgctgctgctgctggcgCAATCCTGGCTGCAGTTGGCTGGCCACACCGTTGTGCCGACGCTGGGTCGCCGGGCGCACGGCCCTCCTCCGGGTGGTCAAACACCCGGCCTTCGAGTGGTCGATCCTCATCCTGATTTTCGGCTCGAGCATCACCCTTTGCTTCGAGGACATTTATTTGGAGCAGAATCCGTACTTGATGAACATCTTGCGCTGGACCAATATGGCGTTCGCCATTCTTTTCGCCCTCGAGATGATCATCAAGTGGTTCGCACTCGGTCTCAAGTACTACTTTTCATCGGTGTGGACGGCCCTGGATTTCGTCATCGTCACGGTGTCGGTCATTAGCGTGGCTGTCGAGGACTCGGCCAACTTGTCGGCCCTCAGGTCGTTGAGGACGTTGCGAGCCCTTCGACCACTTCGGGCCATTTCTCGATGGCAAGGCATGAAG ATTGTCGTCAACGCGCTCATGTTCGCCATTCCGGCCATCTTCAACGTGCTGCTCGTCTGTCTCGTCTTTTGGCTCGTCTTTTCCATCTTGGGCGTGCAGCTGTTTGGCGGCAAGTTCTACAAGTGCATCGATGACGAAACAGGGGAACGCTATTCGCCACAACTGATCGATACCAAGGTGGACTGTTTGAGCCGCAACTTGACGTGGACAAATTCGCCCATTCACTTTGACCACGTCGGCCACGCCTATCTGGCTCTTTTCCAAGTG gcgACGTTTGAGGGTTGGATGGAAATCATGGCGGATGCGGTGGACGTGCGCGGAGTCGATTTGCAGCCGTCGTACGAAGCCAATTTGTGGGCGTATCTCTATTTCGTCGTCTTCATCGTGTGCGGCGCCTTCTTCACGCTCAACCTCTTCATCGGCGTCATCATCGACAACTTCAACATGCTCAAGAAACGA TACGAAGGCGGAGTGCTGGAAATGTTCCTGACGGAGAGCCAGAAGCACTACTACACGGCCATGAAGAAGCTGGGACGCAAGAAACCTCGAAAGATGATTCGACGCCCCATGAATCCTTATTTGGCCCTCTTTTACGACATCGCCATGTCGAGGCGGTTCGAGATCGCCATCTTCATCATGATCTTCCTCAACATGGTCGTCATGGGTGTGGAACACTACGGCCAACCGCCCGTCTTTACCTTCATTTTGGAGTTGTGCAACGCCCTTTTCACCACCATGTTCGCCCTGG AGGCCGTTGTCAAGATGATTGGACTACGTCATCATTACTTCACGCTGCCGTGGAATTTGTTCGATTTGTGCCTGGTCTCGTGCTCGGTCGTCGGCCTCATAATGGAGGACGTTCTCAACGAGTTCCCCATCTCGCCGACCTTGTTGCGAGTCGTCCGCGTCTTCCGGCTCGGGCGCGTTCTTCGTCTCGTCAAG GCAGCCAAAGGCATCCGCAAACTTCTGTTTGCCTTGATCGTCTCCTTACCGGCCTTGTTCAACATTGGCGCCCTGCTGGCCCTCATCACCTTCATCTACGCCATCATAGGCATGGCCTTGTTTGGTCACGTCACCCATTCGGGGGCCATCAACGAGATGGTCAATTTCGAGACGTTCGGACGCAGCATGTTGCTGCTCTTCCGGCTGATGACGGGCGCCGGATGGAACGACATCCTCAACCCGTTGCTCATCCAGCCGCCCTATTGCGACATCACCTACCATAACTTGCCGTACGGCAACTGCGGCAGTCCCATCCTGGCCACGCTTTATCTCGTCTCGTTCATCGTCCTCTCGTCCATGATCGTCATCAACATGTACATCGCCGTGctgttggagaatttcaaCCAGGCCCATCACGAGGAGGAGCTCGGATTGGGCGAGGAGGACCTCGAACGTTTCTACGCCAAGTGGTCGCGATTCGATCCTTATGCCACGCAATTTATCGCCTTCGGTGAGCTGTCGGATTTCGTGGCCAGTCTCGATCCGCCGCTGGGCATTTCTCGGCCCAATATGGCGGCACTCGTCAATTTGGACATTTTGATCGCCAGCGGTGACCGCCTCCACTGCCTCGACATCCTTCACGCTCTCACGCGTCGCGTTCTGGGCGACGTCGAAGACACGGAACATTTCCGCAAg CTTCAAGAACAAATGGACGAGAAATTCAAAAAGCAATTCCCCAACCGACGAGAATTGGAAATTGTTTCGTCAACGGCCAAATGGAAACAGCGGGACACTGCCGCCCGCGTCATCCAAAGGGCCTATCAACTTTTCCTAAG acgcAAGTTGCTGGCCAGGAAGAGGATGGAAGAGATGCGCGGCCACGTTCAAACGCAAACTTCGTTCTCCATCGATTCGACCGATTCCTCTTTTGCGTACGAACCGGATCGCCTGTCGCTGCGCTCCGTCCTCAACCGCATGTCGAGCCTCTTCCACACTTACCTGGGCGGAGGCGGACTGAGTCGCCAGAGTAGCAGTCGGTACGGCGATTCTCCCAGTCCCATTGGATCGGTCGCATCCGGTGGCGGCCAAGCGTCGCGCCAGAATTCCACCCGTCGTCGCTTAGGGTCCGGTGCTCATCCGCCAAAGAGTCGCCCTCACAGCACTTTACTCGACGTTTTGGTGCCCGGCTCCAGACGGTCCAGCATTTGGTCGCTGGGAACGATGGTCGTCTCTGCGCAG GTTCACAACGAATGTTCAAATGGTCAAAATCACCAGCCGCAGAGCAACGGCCAGACGACGAGTTGCGGCAACCGGCGCGCTTCGTTGGCGATGGCAGCCAGTCCGCCCGACAATCACGCAGACGGTGGCATGACGTTGCGCCACGGCGAAGTCTTTCCACCTCAgtcgtcgtcttcgtcgtcgaCGACTGGCGACAATGGCGGGCCGTTCCTATCGCCCCCACAGCAGCGATCTGATGTGATAGTGAAATTAACAGCCGCCAGTTTAGATTCCGATTTGAATATGTAA